One region of Mus musculus strain C57BL/6J chromosome 15, GRCm38.p6 C57BL/6J genomic DNA includes:
- the Rhpn1 gene encoding rhophilin-1 isoform 1 (isoform 1 is encoded by transcript variant 1), with amino-acid sequence MILEERPDGQGTGEESSRPQDDGSIRKGYGSFVQNQPGQLQSHRARLHQQISKELRMRTGAENLYRATSNTWVRETVALELSYVNSNLQLLKEELAELSTSVDVDQPEGEGITIPMIPLGLKETKELDWATPLKELISEHFGEDGTSFETEIQELEDLRQATRTPSRDEAGLDLLAAYYSQLCFLDARFFSPSRSPGLLFHWYDSLTGVPAQQRALAFEKGSVLFNIGALHTQIGARQDCSCTEGTNHAAEAFQRAAGAFRLLRENFSHAPSPDMSAASLSMLEQLMIAQAQECIFKGLLLPASATPDICPDQLQLAQEAAQVATEYGLVHRAMAQPPVRDYLPASWTNLAHVKAEHFCALAHYHAAMALCESHPAKGELARQEHVFQPSTPHEPLGPTLPQHPEDRRKLAKAHLKRAILGQEEALRLHTLCRVLRKVDLLQVVVTQALRRSLAKYSQLEREDDFFEATEAPDIQPKTHQTPEVRMPSLSQVKVTDFFHRLGPLSVFSTKNRWQLVGPVHMTRGEGSFGFTLRGDSPVLIAAVVPGGQAESAGLKEGDYIVSVNGQPCKWWKHLEVVTQLRSMGEEGVSLQVVSLLPSPEPRGTGPRRAALLWNQRECGFETPMPTRTRPWPILGWSRKNKQGKTGSHPDPCTNRNCVTCP; translated from the exons ATGATCCTTGAGGAGAGGCCAGATGGCCAGGGCACTGGCGAGGAAAGCTCTCGGCCGCAGGACGACGGCAGCATCCgcaag GGCTATGGCTCCTTTGTGCAAAACCAGCCTGGCCAGCTGCAGAGTCACAGGGCTCGGCTCCACCAGCAGATCAGCAAGGAGCTCCGGATGCGGACCGGTGCTGAAAACCTCTACAG AGCCACCAGCAACACCTGGGTCCGAGAAACAGTCGCACTGGAGCTGAGCTACGTCAACTCCAACCTGCAGCTGCTGAAAGAGGAGCTGGCAGAGCTGAGCACCAGCGTAGATGTGGACCAGCCAGAGGG CGAAGGGATTACTATTCCCATGATCCCCCTGGGGCTGAAGGAAACCAAGGAGTTGGACTGGGCCACACCGCTGAAG GAGCTGATCTCTGAGCACTTTGGAGAGGATGGTACCTCCTTTGAGACAGAGATCCAGGAACTAGAAGACCTACGGCAG GCCACGAGGACTCCCAGCAGGGACGAGGCGGGCCTGGATCTGCTCGCAGCCTACTATAGCCAGCTCTGTTTCCTGGACGCACGTTTCTTCAGTCCCTCCAGGAGCCCCGGGCTGCTCTTCCACTG GTACGACTCGCTCACGGGGGTCCCGGCACAGCAGCGGGCTCTGGCCTTCGAGAAGGGCAGTGTACTGTTTAACATTGGGGCACTCCACACGCAGATTGGAGCACGGCAGGATTGCTCCTGCACCGAGGGCACCAACCACGCTGCTGAGGCTTTCCAGAGGGCTGCTG GGGCCTTCAGACTCCTGAGGGAGAACTTCTCCCACGCGCCAAGCCCAGACATGAGTGCTGCCTCTCTCTCCATGCTGGAGCAGCTCATGATTGCCCAGGCACAGGAATGCATCTTCAAGGGCCTTTTACTGCCAGCCTCTGCCACACCTGACATCTGTCCAGATCAACTGCAGCTGGCCCAGGAAGCTGCCCAG GTGGCAACTGAATATGGGCTTGTGCACCGGGCCATGGCCCAGCCACCTGTCCGAGActacctgcctgcctcctggACTAACCTGGCGCACGTCAAGGCTGAGCACTTCTGCGCCCTGGCCCACTATCATGCAGCCATGGCCCTCTGCGAAAGCCACC CAGCCAAGGGTGAACTCGCAAGGCAGGAGCACGTCTTCCAGCCCTCCACTCCCCATGAGCCCCTGGGCCCCACACTGCCGCAGCACCCAGAAGACCGCAGGAAGCTTG CCAAGGCCCACCTGAAGCGTGCCATCCTGGGCCAGGAGGAGGCGCTGCGGCTTCACACCTTGTGCAGAGTCCTGCGCAAGGTGGACCTGCTGCAGGTTGTGGTGACTCAGGCACTGCGGCGCTCCCTGGCCAAGTACTCACAGCTCGAGCGCGAGGATGACTTCTTCGAGGCTACGGAGGCCCCAGACATCCAAC CCAAGACTCACCAGACCCCAGAGGTGAGGATGCCTAGCCTGTCGCAGGTGAAGGTGACTGACTTCTTCCATCGGCTG GGACCCTTGTCTGTGTTTTCAACCAAGAACCGATGGCAGTTGGTAGGGCCGGTGCACATGACTCGAGGAGAGGGAAGCTTCGGGTTCACGCTGCGCGGAGACTCTCCAGTCCTCATCGCTGCTGTCGTCCCTGGGGGTCAGGCTGAG TCCGCTGGCCTGAAGGAGGGCGACTACATCGTGTCCGTGAACGGGCAGCCGTGCAAGTGGTGGAAGCACCTGGAGGTGGTGACACAGCTGAGGAGCATGGGCGAGGAAGGCGTGAGCCTGCAGGTCGTGTCATTGCTGCCCAGCCCTGAGCCACGTGGCACA GGACCCCGACGGGCAGCACTGCTGTGGAACCAGAGAGAGTGTGGTTTTGAGACACCGATGCCCACACGTACCCGCCCCTGGCCCATCCTTGGCTGGAGCCGCAAGAATAAACAAGGCAAGACTGGAAGCCACCCTGACCCCTGCACCAACAGGAACTGTGTCACCTGCCCCTGA
- the Rhpn1 gene encoding rhophilin-1 isoform X1 — MILEERPDGQGTGEESSRPQDDGSIRKGYGSFVQNQPGQLQSHRARLHQQISKELRMRTGAENLYRATSNTWVRETVALELSYVNSNLQLLKEELAELSTSVDVDQPEGEGITIPMIPLGLKETKELDWATPLKELISEHFGEDGTSFETEIQELEDLRQATRTPSRDEAGLDLLAAYYSQLCFLDARFFSPSRSPGLLFHWYDSLTGVPAQQRALAFEKGSVLFNIGALHTQIGARQDCSCTEGTNHAAEAFQRAAGAFRLLRENFSHAPSPDMSAASLSMLEQLMIAQAQECIFKGLLLPASATPDICPDQLQLAQEAAQVATEYGLVHRAMAQPPVRDYLPASWTNLAHVKAEHFCALAHYHAAMALCESHPAAKGELARQEHVFQPSTPHEPLGPTLPQHPEDRRKLAKAHLKRAILGQEEALRLHTLCRVLRKVDLLQVVVTQALRRSLAKYSQLEREDDFFEATEAPDIQPKTHQTPEVRMPSLSQVKVTDFFHRLGPLSVFSTKNRWQLVGPVHMTRGEGSFGFTLRGDSPVLIAAVVPGGQAESAGLKEGDYIVSVNGQPCKWWKHLEVVTQLRSMGEEGVSLQVVSLLPSPEPRGTGPRRAALLWNQRECGFETPMPTRTRPWPILGWSRKNKQGKTGSHPDPCTNRNCVTCP, encoded by the exons ATGATCCTTGAGGAGAGGCCAGATGGCCAGGGCACTGGCGAGGAAAGCTCTCGGCCGCAGGACGACGGCAGCATCCgcaag GGCTATGGCTCCTTTGTGCAAAACCAGCCTGGCCAGCTGCAGAGTCACAGGGCTCGGCTCCACCAGCAGATCAGCAAGGAGCTCCGGATGCGGACCGGTGCTGAAAACCTCTACAG AGCCACCAGCAACACCTGGGTCCGAGAAACAGTCGCACTGGAGCTGAGCTACGTCAACTCCAACCTGCAGCTGCTGAAAGAGGAGCTGGCAGAGCTGAGCACCAGCGTAGATGTGGACCAGCCAGAGGG CGAAGGGATTACTATTCCCATGATCCCCCTGGGGCTGAAGGAAACCAAGGAGTTGGACTGGGCCACACCGCTGAAG GAGCTGATCTCTGAGCACTTTGGAGAGGATGGTACCTCCTTTGAGACAGAGATCCAGGAACTAGAAGACCTACGGCAG GCCACGAGGACTCCCAGCAGGGACGAGGCGGGCCTGGATCTGCTCGCAGCCTACTATAGCCAGCTCTGTTTCCTGGACGCACGTTTCTTCAGTCCCTCCAGGAGCCCCGGGCTGCTCTTCCACTG GTACGACTCGCTCACGGGGGTCCCGGCACAGCAGCGGGCTCTGGCCTTCGAGAAGGGCAGTGTACTGTTTAACATTGGGGCACTCCACACGCAGATTGGAGCACGGCAGGATTGCTCCTGCACCGAGGGCACCAACCACGCTGCTGAGGCTTTCCAGAGGGCTGCTG GGGCCTTCAGACTCCTGAGGGAGAACTTCTCCCACGCGCCAAGCCCAGACATGAGTGCTGCCTCTCTCTCCATGCTGGAGCAGCTCATGATTGCCCAGGCACAGGAATGCATCTTCAAGGGCCTTTTACTGCCAGCCTCTGCCACACCTGACATCTGTCCAGATCAACTGCAGCTGGCCCAGGAAGCTGCCCAG GTGGCAACTGAATATGGGCTTGTGCACCGGGCCATGGCCCAGCCACCTGTCCGAGActacctgcctgcctcctggACTAACCTGGCGCACGTCAAGGCTGAGCACTTCTGCGCCCTGGCCCACTATCATGCAGCCATGGCCCTCTGCGAAAGCCACC CAGCAGCCAAGGGTGAACTCGCAAGGCAGGAGCACGTCTTCCAGCCCTCCACTCCCCATGAGCCCCTGGGCCCCACACTGCCGCAGCACCCAGAAGACCGCAGGAAGCTTG CCAAGGCCCACCTGAAGCGTGCCATCCTGGGCCAGGAGGAGGCGCTGCGGCTTCACACCTTGTGCAGAGTCCTGCGCAAGGTGGACCTGCTGCAGGTTGTGGTGACTCAGGCACTGCGGCGCTCCCTGGCCAAGTACTCACAGCTCGAGCGCGAGGATGACTTCTTCGAGGCTACGGAGGCCCCAGACATCCAAC CCAAGACTCACCAGACCCCAGAGGTGAGGATGCCTAGCCTGTCGCAGGTGAAGGTGACTGACTTCTTCCATCGGCTG GGACCCTTGTCTGTGTTTTCAACCAAGAACCGATGGCAGTTGGTAGGGCCGGTGCACATGACTCGAGGAGAGGGAAGCTTCGGGTTCACGCTGCGCGGAGACTCTCCAGTCCTCATCGCTGCTGTCGTCCCTGGGGGTCAGGCTGAG TCCGCTGGCCTGAAGGAGGGCGACTACATCGTGTCCGTGAACGGGCAGCCGTGCAAGTGGTGGAAGCACCTGGAGGTGGTGACACAGCTGAGGAGCATGGGCGAGGAAGGCGTGAGCCTGCAGGTCGTGTCATTGCTGCCCAGCCCTGAGCCACGTGGCACA GGACCCCGACGGGCAGCACTGCTGTGGAACCAGAGAGAGTGTGGTTTTGAGACACCGATGCCCACACGTACCCGCCCCTGGCCCATCCTTGGCTGGAGCCGCAAGAATAAACAAGGCAAGACTGGAAGCCACCCTGACCCCTGCACCAACAGGAACTGTGTCACCTGCCCCTGA
- the Rhpn1 gene encoding rhophilin-1 isoform 2 (isoform 2 is encoded by transcript variant 2) has protein sequence MILEERPDGQGTGEESSRPQDDGSIRKGYGSFVQNQPGQLQSHRARLHQQISKELRMRTGAENLYRATSNTWVRETVALELSYVNSNLQLLKEELAELSTSVDVDQPEGEGITIPMIPLGLKETKELDWATPLKELISEHFGEDGTSFETEIQELEDLRQATRTPSRDEAGLDLLAAYYSQLCFLDARFFSPSRSPGLLFHWYDSLTGVPAQQRALAFEKGSVLFNIGALHTQIGARQDCSCTEGTNHAAEAFQRAAGAFRLLRENFSHAPSPDMSAASLSMLEQLMIAQAQECIFKGLLLPASATPDICPDQLQLAQEAAQVATEYGLVHRAMAQPPVRDYLPASWTNLAHVKAEHFCALAHYHAAMALCESHPAKGELARQEHVFQPSTPHEPLGPTLPQHPEDRRKLAKAHLKRAILGQEEALRLHTLCRVLRKVDLLQVVVTQALRRSLAKYSQLEREDDFFEATEAPDIQPKTHQTPEGPLSVFSTKNRWQLVGPVHMTRGEGSFGFTLRGDSPVLIAAVVPGGQAESAGLKEGDYIVSVNGQPCKWWKHLEVVTQLRSMGEEGVSLQVVSLLPSPEPRGTGPRRAALLWNQRECGFETPMPTRTRPWPILGWSRKNKQGKTGSHPDPCTNRNCVTCP, from the exons ATGATCCTTGAGGAGAGGCCAGATGGCCAGGGCACTGGCGAGGAAAGCTCTCGGCCGCAGGACGACGGCAGCATCCgcaag GGCTATGGCTCCTTTGTGCAAAACCAGCCTGGCCAGCTGCAGAGTCACAGGGCTCGGCTCCACCAGCAGATCAGCAAGGAGCTCCGGATGCGGACCGGTGCTGAAAACCTCTACAG AGCCACCAGCAACACCTGGGTCCGAGAAACAGTCGCACTGGAGCTGAGCTACGTCAACTCCAACCTGCAGCTGCTGAAAGAGGAGCTGGCAGAGCTGAGCACCAGCGTAGATGTGGACCAGCCAGAGGG CGAAGGGATTACTATTCCCATGATCCCCCTGGGGCTGAAGGAAACCAAGGAGTTGGACTGGGCCACACCGCTGAAG GAGCTGATCTCTGAGCACTTTGGAGAGGATGGTACCTCCTTTGAGACAGAGATCCAGGAACTAGAAGACCTACGGCAG GCCACGAGGACTCCCAGCAGGGACGAGGCGGGCCTGGATCTGCTCGCAGCCTACTATAGCCAGCTCTGTTTCCTGGACGCACGTTTCTTCAGTCCCTCCAGGAGCCCCGGGCTGCTCTTCCACTG GTACGACTCGCTCACGGGGGTCCCGGCACAGCAGCGGGCTCTGGCCTTCGAGAAGGGCAGTGTACTGTTTAACATTGGGGCACTCCACACGCAGATTGGAGCACGGCAGGATTGCTCCTGCACCGAGGGCACCAACCACGCTGCTGAGGCTTTCCAGAGGGCTGCTG GGGCCTTCAGACTCCTGAGGGAGAACTTCTCCCACGCGCCAAGCCCAGACATGAGTGCTGCCTCTCTCTCCATGCTGGAGCAGCTCATGATTGCCCAGGCACAGGAATGCATCTTCAAGGGCCTTTTACTGCCAGCCTCTGCCACACCTGACATCTGTCCAGATCAACTGCAGCTGGCCCAGGAAGCTGCCCAG GTGGCAACTGAATATGGGCTTGTGCACCGGGCCATGGCCCAGCCACCTGTCCGAGActacctgcctgcctcctggACTAACCTGGCGCACGTCAAGGCTGAGCACTTCTGCGCCCTGGCCCACTATCATGCAGCCATGGCCCTCTGCGAAAGCCACC CAGCCAAGGGTGAACTCGCAAGGCAGGAGCACGTCTTCCAGCCCTCCACTCCCCATGAGCCCCTGGGCCCCACACTGCCGCAGCACCCAGAAGACCGCAGGAAGCTTG CCAAGGCCCACCTGAAGCGTGCCATCCTGGGCCAGGAGGAGGCGCTGCGGCTTCACACCTTGTGCAGAGTCCTGCGCAAGGTGGACCTGCTGCAGGTTGTGGTGACTCAGGCACTGCGGCGCTCCCTGGCCAAGTACTCACAGCTCGAGCGCGAGGATGACTTCTTCGAGGCTACGGAGGCCCCAGACATCCAAC CCAAGACTCACCAGACCCCAGAG GGACCCTTGTCTGTGTTTTCAACCAAGAACCGATGGCAGTTGGTAGGGCCGGTGCACATGACTCGAGGAGAGGGAAGCTTCGGGTTCACGCTGCGCGGAGACTCTCCAGTCCTCATCGCTGCTGTCGTCCCTGGGGGTCAGGCTGAG TCCGCTGGCCTGAAGGAGGGCGACTACATCGTGTCCGTGAACGGGCAGCCGTGCAAGTGGTGGAAGCACCTGGAGGTGGTGACACAGCTGAGGAGCATGGGCGAGGAAGGCGTGAGCCTGCAGGTCGTGTCATTGCTGCCCAGCCCTGAGCCACGTGGCACA GGACCCCGACGGGCAGCACTGCTGTGGAACCAGAGAGAGTGTGGTTTTGAGACACCGATGCCCACACGTACCCGCCCCTGGCCCATCCTTGGCTGGAGCCGCAAGAATAAACAAGGCAAGACTGGAAGCCACCCTGACCCCTGCACCAACAGGAACTGTGTCACCTGCCCCTGA
- the Rhpn1 gene encoding rhophilin-1 isoform X2: MPQIGARQDCSCTEGTNHAAEAFQRAAGAFRLLRENFSHAPSPDMSAASLSMLEQLMIAQAQECIFKGLLLPASATPDICPDQLQLAQEAAQVATEYGLVHRAMAQPPVRDYLPASWTNLAHVKAEHFCALAHYHAAMALCESHPAAKGELARQEHVFQPSTPHEPLGPTLPQHPEDRRKLAKAHLKRAILGQEEALRLHTLCRVLRKVDLLQVVVTQALRRSLAKYSQLEREDDFFEATEAPDIQPKTHQTPEVRMPSLSQVKVTDFFHRLGPLSVFSTKNRWQLVGPVHMTRGEGSFGFTLRGDSPVLIAAVVPGGQAESAGLKEGDYIVSVNGQPCKWWKHLEVVTQLRSMGEEGVSLQVVSLLPSPEPRGTGPRRAALLWNQRECGFETPMPTRTRPWPILGWSRKNKQGKTGSHPDPCTNRNCVTCP; this comes from the exons ATGCCGCAG ATTGGAGCACGGCAGGATTGCTCCTGCACCGAGGGCACCAACCACGCTGCTGAGGCTTTCCAGAGGGCTGCTG GGGCCTTCAGACTCCTGAGGGAGAACTTCTCCCACGCGCCAAGCCCAGACATGAGTGCTGCCTCTCTCTCCATGCTGGAGCAGCTCATGATTGCCCAGGCACAGGAATGCATCTTCAAGGGCCTTTTACTGCCAGCCTCTGCCACACCTGACATCTGTCCAGATCAACTGCAGCTGGCCCAGGAAGCTGCCCAG GTGGCAACTGAATATGGGCTTGTGCACCGGGCCATGGCCCAGCCACCTGTCCGAGActacctgcctgcctcctggACTAACCTGGCGCACGTCAAGGCTGAGCACTTCTGCGCCCTGGCCCACTATCATGCAGCCATGGCCCTCTGCGAAAGCCACC CAGCAGCCAAGGGTGAACTCGCAAGGCAGGAGCACGTCTTCCAGCCCTCCACTCCCCATGAGCCCCTGGGCCCCACACTGCCGCAGCACCCAGAAGACCGCAGGAAGCTTG CCAAGGCCCACCTGAAGCGTGCCATCCTGGGCCAGGAGGAGGCGCTGCGGCTTCACACCTTGTGCAGAGTCCTGCGCAAGGTGGACCTGCTGCAGGTTGTGGTGACTCAGGCACTGCGGCGCTCCCTGGCCAAGTACTCACAGCTCGAGCGCGAGGATGACTTCTTCGAGGCTACGGAGGCCCCAGACATCCAAC CCAAGACTCACCAGACCCCAGAGGTGAGGATGCCTAGCCTGTCGCAGGTGAAGGTGACTGACTTCTTCCATCGGCTG GGACCCTTGTCTGTGTTTTCAACCAAGAACCGATGGCAGTTGGTAGGGCCGGTGCACATGACTCGAGGAGAGGGAAGCTTCGGGTTCACGCTGCGCGGAGACTCTCCAGTCCTCATCGCTGCTGTCGTCCCTGGGGGTCAGGCTGAG TCCGCTGGCCTGAAGGAGGGCGACTACATCGTGTCCGTGAACGGGCAGCCGTGCAAGTGGTGGAAGCACCTGGAGGTGGTGACACAGCTGAGGAGCATGGGCGAGGAAGGCGTGAGCCTGCAGGTCGTGTCATTGCTGCCCAGCCCTGAGCCACGTGGCACA GGACCCCGACGGGCAGCACTGCTGTGGAACCAGAGAGAGTGTGGTTTTGAGACACCGATGCCCACACGTACCCGCCCCTGGCCCATCCTTGGCTGGAGCCGCAAGAATAAACAAGGCAAGACTGGAAGCCACCCTGACCCCTGCACCAACAGGAACTGTGTCACCTGCCCCTGA
- the Rhpn1 gene encoding rhophilin-1 isoform X3, whose protein sequence is MPQIGARQDCSCTEGTNHAAEAFQRAAGAFRLLRENFSHAPSPDMSAASLSMLEQLMIAQAQECIFKGLLLPASATPDICPDQLQLAQEAAQVATEYGLVHRAMAQPPVRDYLPASWTNLAHVKAEHFCALAHYHAAMALCESHPAKGELARQEHVFQPSTPHEPLGPTLPQHPEDRRKLAKAHLKRAILGQEEALRLHTLCRVLRKVDLLQVVVTQALRRSLAKYSQLEREDDFFEATEAPDIQPKTHQTPEVRMPSLSQVKVTDFFHRLGPLSVFSTKNRWQLVGPVHMTRGEGSFGFTLRGDSPVLIAAVVPGGQAESAGLKEGDYIVSVNGQPCKWWKHLEVVTQLRSMGEEGVSLQVVSLLPSPEPRGTGPRRAALLWNQRECGFETPMPTRTRPWPILGWSRKNKQGKTGSHPDPCTNRNCVTCP, encoded by the exons ATGCCGCAG ATTGGAGCACGGCAGGATTGCTCCTGCACCGAGGGCACCAACCACGCTGCTGAGGCTTTCCAGAGGGCTGCTG GGGCCTTCAGACTCCTGAGGGAGAACTTCTCCCACGCGCCAAGCCCAGACATGAGTGCTGCCTCTCTCTCCATGCTGGAGCAGCTCATGATTGCCCAGGCACAGGAATGCATCTTCAAGGGCCTTTTACTGCCAGCCTCTGCCACACCTGACATCTGTCCAGATCAACTGCAGCTGGCCCAGGAAGCTGCCCAG GTGGCAACTGAATATGGGCTTGTGCACCGGGCCATGGCCCAGCCACCTGTCCGAGActacctgcctgcctcctggACTAACCTGGCGCACGTCAAGGCTGAGCACTTCTGCGCCCTGGCCCACTATCATGCAGCCATGGCCCTCTGCGAAAGCCACC CAGCCAAGGGTGAACTCGCAAGGCAGGAGCACGTCTTCCAGCCCTCCACTCCCCATGAGCCCCTGGGCCCCACACTGCCGCAGCACCCAGAAGACCGCAGGAAGCTTG CCAAGGCCCACCTGAAGCGTGCCATCCTGGGCCAGGAGGAGGCGCTGCGGCTTCACACCTTGTGCAGAGTCCTGCGCAAGGTGGACCTGCTGCAGGTTGTGGTGACTCAGGCACTGCGGCGCTCCCTGGCCAAGTACTCACAGCTCGAGCGCGAGGATGACTTCTTCGAGGCTACGGAGGCCCCAGACATCCAAC CCAAGACTCACCAGACCCCAGAGGTGAGGATGCCTAGCCTGTCGCAGGTGAAGGTGACTGACTTCTTCCATCGGCTG GGACCCTTGTCTGTGTTTTCAACCAAGAACCGATGGCAGTTGGTAGGGCCGGTGCACATGACTCGAGGAGAGGGAAGCTTCGGGTTCACGCTGCGCGGAGACTCTCCAGTCCTCATCGCTGCTGTCGTCCCTGGGGGTCAGGCTGAG TCCGCTGGCCTGAAGGAGGGCGACTACATCGTGTCCGTGAACGGGCAGCCGTGCAAGTGGTGGAAGCACCTGGAGGTGGTGACACAGCTGAGGAGCATGGGCGAGGAAGGCGTGAGCCTGCAGGTCGTGTCATTGCTGCCCAGCCCTGAGCCACGTGGCACA GGACCCCGACGGGCAGCACTGCTGTGGAACCAGAGAGAGTGTGGTTTTGAGACACCGATGCCCACACGTACCCGCCCCTGGCCCATCCTTGGCTGGAGCCGCAAGAATAAACAAGGCAAGACTGGAAGCCACCCTGACCCCTGCACCAACAGGAACTGTGTCACCTGCCCCTGA